From a single Nicotiana tabacum cultivar K326 chromosome 8, ASM71507v2, whole genome shotgun sequence genomic region:
- the LOC107784601 gene encoding secreted RxLR effector protein 161-like, which yields MNQKLTSVYYDTWLHNHNVIADEKLKDPSIYQGLVGRLLYLTMTRPDLAFAVQVLSQFMHCPKDPHLEYALRVVKYTMAEPGLGVLMPAESISKLTAYCDLDWGACVETKRSVTGYLVKFGGSLISWKSNKQENVFRSSVEAEFRSMASCTAEITWLVGMFKELGIHVDLPVQLMCDNKPSIEITANPISHERTKHIDINYHFVRERIIHGLIKTEHVSTKEKLAHLLIKGLGKAQHDYLLRNLGVKNLFQPSA from the coding sequence ATGAACCAAAAACTGACCTCTGTGTACTATGATACTTGGTTGCACAATCACAATGTAATTGCAGATGAAAAACTAAAGGATCCTAGTATCTATCAGGGACTAGTGGGAAGACTACTATACCTTACCATGACTAGACCAGACCTGGCATTTGCAGTTCAAGTTCTCAGCCAATTTATGCATTGTCCTAAAGATCCTCACTTAGAATATGCTCTCAGAGTGGTGAAATATACCATGGCAGAACCTGGCCTAGGAGTTCTAATGCCTGCAGAGAGCATAAGCAAGCTAACAGCCTATTGTGACTTAGATTGGGGAGCTTGTGTGGAGACAAAAAGGTCGGTTACAGGTTATCTAGTGAAATTTGGTGGTTCCCTTATCTCTTGGAAGTCAAATAAGCAAGAAAATGTTTTTAGGAGCTCGGTTGAAGCTGAATTTAGAAGCATGGCATCATGCACTGCTGAGATTACTTGGCTTGTGGGGATGTTTAAAGAACTGGGAATTCATGTGGATTTACCTGTTCAGCTGATGTGTGATAACAAACCTTCAATAGAAATTACAGCAAATCCAATTTCCCAtgaaagaactaagcatattgATATAAACTATCACTTTGTAAGAGAGAGGATCATACATGGCTTGATTAAGACAGAGCATGTATCTACAAAGGAGAAACTGGCACACCTGCTTATAAAAGGCTTGGGCAAAGCACAACATGACTATCTACTAAGAAATCTTGGAGTGAAGAACCTATTTCAACCATCAGCTTAA